The following are from one region of the Salvia hispanica cultivar TCC Black 2014 chromosome 1, UniMelb_Shisp_WGS_1.0, whole genome shotgun sequence genome:
- the LOC125210428 gene encoding protein ASYMMETRIC LEAVES 2, with protein MASSSTTSPCAACKFLRRKCLPECVFAPYFPPDQPQKFANVHKVFGASNVTKLLNELQPHQREDAVNSLAYEADMRLRDPVYGCVGVISLLQHQLRQLQMDLSCAKSELSKYQNLGLLHHHHHQGTINLAHDRHHFHHQLFPVTNQQMIRAFDGGSGYDASSLLAMNMSASIGQLGGFPQSRAAGTAADGRRTPVEPS; from the coding sequence atggcATCCTCCTCCACAACCTCGCCGTGCGCGGCGTGCAAGTTCCTCCGGCGAAAATGCCTCCCCGAGTGCGTCTTCGCGCCCTACTTCCCGCCCGACCAGCCGCAGAAATTCGCCAACGTGCACAAGGTCTTCGGCGCCAGCAACGTGACCAAGCTTCTCAACGAGCTCCAGCCCCACCAGCGTGAAGACGCCGTGAACTCCCTCGCGTACGAGGCCGACATGCGCCTCCGTGACCCCGTCTACGGCTGCGTCGGCGTCATCTCCCTCCTCCAGCACCAGCTCCGCCAGCTCCAGATGGACCTCAGCTGCGCCAAATCCGAGCTCTCCAAATACCAGAATCTCGgcctcctccaccaccaccaccaccaggGGACGATCAACCTCGCCCACGACCGCCACCACTTCCACCACCAGCTCTTTCCGGTCACCAACCAGCAGATGATCAGGGCCTTTGACGGCGGGAGCGGCTACGATGCCAGCAGCCTGCTCGCCATGAACATGTCCGCCAGCATCGGGCAGCTTGGGGGGTTTCCGCAGTCGAGGGCGGCCGGGACTGCGGCCGATGGGAGGCGCACGCCGGTGGAGCCGtcttga